In one window of Hymenobacter nivis DNA:
- a CDS encoding tetratricopeptide repeat protein: MLPKGIVKPKEGKAELTQDAARTANRDGGGPATNGSKADASSGPVSAEAGPTTSPEGPTAAAPHTAATPVQRQELNRLLGQFTKAGTSAQKAEAATLLARRYENVQRFDSAGYYYEQVAAAQPGPQALQQAADAYFQAFSFASSDERIKLLGGKARDLYTKVLAKSPDNLDAKTNLGMTYMASDNPVKGVTLLREVLAADPKNERALYDLGILAVQSNQYDKAVERFQQLVKVNPKNVNAQFYLGVTSARTGAKEQARAAFLTAKSLSADPALAASVEEELAKLK; encoded by the coding sequence GTGCTTCCCAAAGGCATTGTGAAGCCCAAGGAAGGGAAGGCGGAACTGACCCAAGATGCGGCCCGCACGGCCAACCGCGACGGTGGCGGCCCGGCCACCAACGGCTCCAAAGCCGATGCGTCGTCGGGCCCCGTATCGGCCGAGGCCGGGCCTACCACCTCCCCGGAAGGCCCCACGGCCGCCGCCCCCCACACCGCGGCCACCCCGGTGCAGCGCCAGGAGCTGAACCGTTTGCTGGGCCAATTTACCAAAGCCGGCACCTCAGCCCAAAAAGCTGAGGCCGCCACGCTACTGGCCCGCCGCTACGAGAACGTGCAGCGCTTCGACAGCGCGGGCTATTACTACGAGCAGGTGGCGGCGGCGCAGCCGGGGCCCCAGGCGTTGCAGCAGGCGGCCGATGCTTATTTTCAGGCGTTTAGCTTTGCTTCGTCGGATGAGCGCATCAAGCTGCTCGGCGGCAAGGCCCGTGATTTGTACACCAAAGTATTGGCCAAGAGTCCTGACAACCTCGACGCCAAGACCAACCTGGGCATGACATACATGGCCTCCGACAACCCCGTGAAGGGCGTGACGCTGCTACGCGAGGTGTTGGCTGCCGACCCCAAAAACGAAAGAGCGCTGTACGACTTGGGCATCTTGGCCGTGCAAAGCAACCAGTACGACAAAGCCGTGGAGCGCTTCCAGCAGTTGGTGAAAGTGAATCCCAAAAATGTGAATGCCCAGTTTTACCTGGGCGTGACCTCGGCCCGGACGGGGGCCAAAGAACAGGCCCGCGCCGCCTTCCTGACGGCTAAAAGCCTCAGTGCCGACCCGGCTCTGGCTGCATCGGTCGAGGAAGAGCTGGCTAAATTGAAATAA
- the gldD gene encoding gliding motility lipoprotein GldD, with translation MIHSTFLPRFAGRLAWLGALALGLAACTAAPDFTPKPKGYNRIVLPPHRYRPLPGGHPYTFDYSQSAVVKRDSSYMAQPHWLNIYYPQLHANVQITYMDVARDRRLYNKMMEDARRLTGKHQVKATAIDERILKMPNGMRASVFELQGEVPSQFQFYTTDSTKHFLRGALYFQTATANDSLAPVIEYVKTDMVQMLNTLKYR, from the coding sequence GTGATACATTCTACTTTTTTGCCGCGCTTCGCCGGCCGGCTGGCTTGGCTGGGGGCCCTGGCCCTAGGGCTGGCCGCTTGCACAGCCGCACCTGACTTCACGCCCAAGCCCAAGGGCTACAACCGCATCGTGCTGCCGCCCCACCGCTACCGGCCCCTGCCCGGCGGCCACCCCTACACGTTTGACTACTCGCAGTCTGCGGTGGTGAAGCGCGACTCGTCGTACATGGCGCAGCCGCACTGGCTGAACATTTACTACCCGCAACTACATGCCAACGTGCAGATTACGTACATGGACGTGGCCCGCGACCGGCGCCTCTACAACAAGATGATGGAGGACGCTCGCAGGCTCACCGGCAAGCACCAGGTGAAGGCCACGGCCATCGACGAGCGAATTTTGAAGATGCCCAACGGCATGCGCGCCTCGGTGTTCGAGCTACAGGGCGAAGTGCCGAGCCAGTTCCAGTTTTATACTACCGACAGCACCAAGCACTTTTTGCGCGGGGCCCTGTACTTCCAAACCGCCACCGCCAACGACTCGCTGGCCCCGGTGATTGAGTACGTGAAAACCGACATGGTACAGATGCTGAACACGTTGAAATACCGCTGA
- a CDS encoding HU family DNA-binding protein, which translates to MTKAEVIAEISQKTGIEKADVLMTVEAFFKVVKDSMTEGNNIYVRGFGSFVNKKRARKVARNISKNTSLIIEEHYIPSFKPSKTFVAKIKNSKKVKATAAKA; encoded by the coding sequence GTGACCAAAGCAGAGGTAATCGCCGAAATTTCGCAGAAAACCGGCATCGAGAAAGCAGATGTATTGATGACTGTAGAAGCCTTCTTCAAAGTGGTGAAGGATTCGATGACCGAGGGCAACAACATCTACGTGCGCGGCTTCGGTTCTTTCGTTAACAAGAAGCGCGCCCGTAAAGTGGCCCGCAATATTTCGAAAAACACGTCGCTCATCATTGAGGAGCACTACATCCCGAGCTTCAAGCCGTCGAAAACCTTCGTGGCTAAAATTAAAAATAGCAAGAAAGTAAAAGCCACGGCTGCCAAAGCTTAG
- a CDS encoding single-stranded DNA-binding protein — protein MAGVNKVILVGNLGKDPEVRHLEGGVSVAHFTLATNEYFKDKQGTRVERTEWHNISAWRGLAEMADKYLKKGQQVYIEGKLRTRQYQDKDQQTRYITEIIADEISMLGARPGGSPGAPAAVAEPAVSFRQEPELDQLPF, from the coding sequence ATGGCCGGAGTAAACAAAGTAATTTTAGTAGGCAACCTGGGCAAAGATCCCGAGGTGCGGCACCTGGAAGGCGGCGTGAGCGTAGCGCATTTCACGCTCGCCACCAACGAGTATTTCAAAGACAAGCAAGGCACGCGCGTGGAGCGCACCGAGTGGCACAACATTTCCGCCTGGCGTGGCCTGGCGGAAATGGCCGACAAATACCTCAAAAAAGGCCAGCAGGTGTATATTGAAGGCAAGCTGCGCACCCGCCAGTACCAGGACAAGGACCAGCAAACCCGTTACATCACCGAAATCATCGCCGATGAGATTTCGATGCTGGGGGCCCGGCCGGGCGGTTCGCCCGGGGCCCCAGCCGCGGTGGCCGAGCCAGCGGTCAGCTTCCGGCAGGAGCCGGAGCTGGACCAGCTGCCGTTTTAG
- the recG gene encoding ATP-dependent DNA helicase RecG: MSFFNTRLEFLRGVGAQRGQLLGKELGLFTYGDLIQRYPFRYLDRTQFYNVVDLHEDLPYVQVKGILRNRQLVGEGPKQRLTATLSDASGDLDLVWFKGIKWMQQIVQNQKEYILFGKPTMFNGRPQMAHPELEEVTEAKAGQSFLQPVYNTSEKLKNYHRVDSKAIMRMVGDLLKIALPHVSETLSPALVEQYALMGKAQAMQQIHFPQTPDLLAAARFRLKFEELFYIQLKLLRQKDQRKVTLAGQIFNLVPTLVDFYNNHLSFDLTRAQKRVIHDIYKDFCTGQQMNRLLQGDVGSGKTIVAFIAMLMAADNGAQSCLMAPTEILADQHYQGLKVYADALGIHLGKLTGSTRTAQRRVLHEELRNGTMHMLVGTHALLEDVVQFRNLGLTIMDEQHRFGVAQRSKLWQKNPHVIPHVLVMTATPIPRTLAMTLYGDLDVSVIDELPAGRKPIVTVHRYDTNRLKVFEFIRQQVKLGRQAYIVYPLIEESETLDYKDLTDGYESVTRAFPEMQISMVHGRMKAEEKDFEMARFVKQETQIMVATTVIEVGVNVPNSSVMVIESAERFGLSQLHQLRGRVGRGADQSYCVLMSGFKLSKDARTRLETMVRTSNGFEIADIDLKLRGPGDLMGTQQSGVLDLLIADLAKDGRILSESRAAAQSLLAEDPDLARPENGNIRHHIDSLPATAVNWSRIS; this comes from the coding sequence ATGAGTTTCTTCAATACCCGGCTGGAGTTTTTGCGGGGCGTGGGGGCCCAGCGGGGGCAGCTGCTGGGCAAGGAGTTGGGCCTGTTCACCTACGGCGACCTGATCCAGCGCTACCCGTTCCGCTACCTCGACCGGACGCAGTTCTACAACGTCGTCGATTTGCACGAGGACTTGCCTTACGTGCAGGTGAAGGGCATTTTGCGCAACCGCCAGCTGGTGGGCGAGGGTCCCAAACAGCGCCTCACGGCCACGCTGAGCGACGCCAGCGGCGACCTGGACTTGGTGTGGTTCAAGGGCATCAAGTGGATGCAGCAAATTGTGCAGAACCAGAAGGAGTACATCCTGTTTGGCAAGCCCACGATGTTCAACGGGCGGCCCCAGATGGCCCACCCCGAGTTGGAAGAAGTGACCGAGGCCAAGGCCGGCCAGAGCTTTTTGCAGCCGGTGTACAACACCTCCGAGAAGCTCAAAAACTACCACCGCGTGGACAGCAAGGCCATCATGCGGATGGTGGGCGATTTGCTGAAAATTGCCCTGCCGCACGTGAGCGAGACGCTCTCGCCGGCCCTCGTCGAGCAGTACGCGCTGATGGGCAAGGCCCAGGCGATGCAGCAGATTCACTTCCCGCAGACCCCGGACCTGCTGGCGGCGGCGCGGTTCCGGCTCAAGTTCGAGGAGCTATTCTACATCCAGCTCAAGCTGCTGCGCCAGAAAGACCAGCGCAAGGTGACGCTGGCCGGCCAGATTTTCAACTTGGTGCCCACGCTGGTCGACTTTTATAACAACCACCTGAGCTTTGACCTCACAAGGGCCCAAAAGCGGGTCATCCACGACATTTATAAGGATTTCTGCACCGGCCAGCAGATGAACCGGCTGTTGCAGGGCGACGTGGGCTCGGGCAAAACCATTGTGGCCTTCATTGCCATGCTGATGGCGGCCGATAACGGGGCCCAAAGCTGCCTGATGGCCCCCACCGAAATATTAGCCGACCAGCACTACCAGGGCCTGAAGGTGTACGCCGACGCGCTAGGCATCCACCTGGGCAAGCTCACAGGCAGCACCCGCACGGCCCAGCGCCGCGTGCTGCATGAGGAGCTGCGCAACGGCACCATGCACATGCTGGTGGGTACCCACGCGCTGCTGGAGGATGTGGTGCAGTTCCGCAATCTGGGCCTGACGATTATGGACGAGCAGCACCGCTTCGGGGTAGCGCAGCGCTCAAAATTGTGGCAGAAAAACCCGCACGTCATCCCGCACGTGCTGGTGATGACGGCCACGCCCATCCCGCGCACCCTAGCCATGACGCTGTACGGCGACCTCGACGTGAGCGTGATTGACGAGCTACCGGCTGGCCGCAAACCCATCGTGACGGTGCACCGCTACGACACCAACCGCCTGAAGGTGTTCGAGTTCATTCGCCAGCAGGTGAAGCTGGGCCGGCAGGCCTACATCGTGTATCCGCTGATTGAGGAGTCGGAAACCCTGGACTACAAAGACCTGACCGACGGCTACGAGAGCGTAACGCGCGCCTTCCCGGAAATGCAAATCAGCATGGTGCACGGACGCATGAAGGCCGAAGAGAAGGACTTTGAAATGGCCCGCTTCGTGAAGCAGGAAACCCAGATTATGGTGGCCACCACTGTAATTGAGGTGGGCGTGAACGTACCCAACTCGTCGGTGATGGTGATTGAGTCGGCCGAGCGGTTCGGCCTCTCGCAGCTGCACCAGCTGCGGGGCCGCGTAGGCCGCGGGGCCGACCAGAGCTACTGCGTCCTCATGTCGGGCTTCAAGCTGAGCAAGGATGCCCGCACTCGTCTCGAAACGATGGTGCGTACGAGCAACGGCTTCGAGATTGCCGACATCGACCTGAAGCTCCGGGGCCCCGGCGACCTGATGGGCACCCAGCAAAGCGGCGTGCTCGACCTGCTCATCGCCGACCTGGCCAAAGACGGGCGCATTCTCAGCGAGAGCCGCGCCGCCGCGCAGTCGCTGCTGGCGGAGGACCCGGACTTGGCGCGGCCTGAAAACGGCAACATCCGCCACCACATCGACAGCCTGCCCGCCACCGCCGTGAACTGGAGCAGAATCAGCTAA
- the mutY gene encoding A/G-specific adenine glycosylase — protein sequence MANLTRQPSVLAAALLAWYPRHHRDLPWRRTRDPYAIWLSEVILQQTRVAQGLPYYEAFLAAYPTVQALARAPEQEVLRLWQGLGYYSRARNMHHTAQQVVQEYDGLFPTTYAGLLKLRGVGPYTAAAIASFAFGEAVAVLDGNVYRVLARIFGLHSDIAAPASRKEFQALADQHIPASTPADFNQAIMEFGALQCTPARPDCLFCPLQHSCWAFQHGQVALLPVKSKAKAARVRYLHYLVLRHGEAMYLKKRGAKDIWQGLYDFAVVETAGLKLGAAEVLRHVEALGGRLDTRLAAEPGPPPLLKHVLSHQKLEARFHTVWLAGALPATALADTGLRAYSPAEIEALPKPQLIANYLGKN from the coding sequence TTGGCTAATCTCACCCGCCAACCTTCCGTATTGGCCGCCGCGCTGCTGGCCTGGTACCCCCGCCACCACCGCGACTTGCCCTGGCGGCGCACCCGCGATCCATACGCCATCTGGCTGTCCGAAGTTATTCTCCAGCAAACCCGCGTGGCGCAGGGCCTCCCCTACTACGAAGCCTTTTTGGCCGCCTACCCCACGGTGCAGGCCCTAGCCAGGGCCCCCGAGCAGGAAGTGCTGCGCTTGTGGCAGGGCCTGGGCTACTACTCCCGGGCCCGCAACATGCACCACACGGCTCAGCAAGTGGTGCAGGAATACGATGGCCTGTTCCCGACCACCTACGCCGGCCTGCTGAAGCTACGCGGCGTGGGGCCCTACACGGCGGCGGCCATTGCCTCGTTTGCCTTCGGCGAGGCGGTGGCCGTGCTCGACGGCAACGTGTACCGGGTGCTGGCGCGCATTTTCGGCCTACATTCCGACATTGCCGCGCCGGCCTCGCGCAAGGAATTCCAGGCCCTGGCCGACCAGCACATTCCGGCCAGTACGCCCGCCGATTTCAACCAGGCCATCATGGAGTTTGGGGCCCTGCAATGCACCCCGGCGCGGCCCGACTGCCTGTTTTGCCCGCTGCAACACAGCTGCTGGGCGTTTCAGCACGGGCAGGTAGCGCTGCTGCCGGTGAAGAGCAAGGCCAAGGCGGCGCGTGTGCGCTACCTGCACTACTTGGTGCTGCGCCACGGCGAGGCTATGTACCTGAAAAAGCGCGGCGCAAAAGATATTTGGCAGGGCCTGTACGACTTTGCGGTAGTCGAAACCGCGGGGTTGAAGCTGGGTGCGGCCGAGGTGCTGCGCCACGTGGAGGCCCTGGGCGGCCGGCTCGATACCCGCCTCGCGGCCGAGCCGGGGCCCCCGCCCCTACTCAAGCACGTGCTGAGCCACCAGAAGCTGGAAGCGCGCTTCCACACCGTGTGGCTGGCGGGGGCCCTGCCGGCCACGGCCCTAGCCGATACGGGCCTGCGGGCCTACTCGCCGGCCGAAATCGAAGCGCTGCCCAAGCCGCAGCTCATTGCCAATTATTTGGGCAAAAATTAA